A genomic region of Dickeya solani IPO 2222 contains the following coding sequences:
- the pfkA gene encoding 6-phosphofructokinase has protein sequence MIKKIGVLTSGGDAPGMNAAIRGVVRAGLAENLDVYGIYDGYLGLYEDRMVQLDRYSVSDVINRGGTFLGSARFPAFREEAVRQVCVENMKKRCLDALVVIGGDGSYMGAKRLTEMGFPCIGLPGTIDNDVAGTDYTIGYFTALETVVEAIDRLRDTSSSHQRISIVEVMGRHCGDLTLAAAIAGGCEFIVLPEVDFKPEDLVEEIKAGIARGKKHAIVAITELVCDVGELARYIEQETGRETRATVLGHIQRGGSPVAYDRILASRMGAYSIELLQQGYGGRCVGIQNEKLVHHDIIDAIENMKRPFKGDWLNTAKKLF, from the coding sequence ATGATTAAAAAAATCGGAGTACTGACGAGCGGTGGCGATGCGCCGGGAATGAATGCGGCCATTCGTGGCGTGGTGCGAGCAGGGTTAGCGGAAAACCTGGACGTATACGGCATCTATGATGGCTATCTGGGTTTGTACGAAGATCGCATGGTGCAGTTGGACCGCTATAGCGTGTCGGACGTGATCAACCGCGGCGGCACGTTCCTCGGGTCCGCCCGTTTTCCGGCGTTCCGCGAAGAAGCGGTGCGTCAGGTGTGCGTGGAAAACATGAAAAAACGCTGCCTGGACGCGCTGGTGGTGATCGGCGGCGACGGTTCCTACATGGGGGCCAAACGCCTGACGGAAATGGGCTTCCCTTGCATCGGCTTGCCGGGCACCATTGATAACGACGTTGCCGGCACCGACTACACCATCGGTTATTTCACCGCGCTGGAAACCGTGGTGGAAGCGATTGACCGCCTGCGTGACACCTCTTCTTCACACCAGCGTATTTCCATCGTGGAAGTGATGGGGCGCCATTGCGGCGATCTGACGCTGGCGGCGGCGATTGCCGGCGGCTGTGAATTCATTGTCTTGCCGGAAGTGGATTTCAAACCGGAAGATTTGGTTGAAGAGATCAAAGCCGGTATCGCCAGAGGCAAAAAGCACGCCATTGTGGCCATTACCGAACTGGTGTGCGATGTGGGCGAACTGGCGCGCTACATCGAGCAGGAAACCGGGCGCGAAACCCGCGCCACCGTGCTGGGTCACATCCAGCGCGGCGGGTCGCCGGTAGCGTATGACCGTATCCTTGCCTCCCGCATGGGCGCGTACTCCATCGAACTGCTGCAGCAAGGCTACGGCGGCCGGTGCGTCGGGATCCAGAATGAAAAACTGGTCCATCATGATATTATCGACGCCATCGAGAACATGAAGCGCCCGTTCAAAGGCGACTGGCTTAATACCGCCAAGAAGCTGTTCTGA
- the aguA gene encoding agmatine deiminase, which produces MSELTTPLQDGFSMPAEWAPHDAVWMLWPYRRDNWRSQGDAIPAQQTFAAVAAAIAQTTPVIMGVPRDQMALAKRVMPAGVTLVEMESDDAWMRDTGPTVVLNDAGERRGVDWQFNAWGGDLGGLYEDWRRDENVAAQVLAYHGDARYAAPLILEGGSIHTDGEGTLLTTAECLLNPNRNPHLNKAQIEQLLRDYLGVTAFIWLEEGVYNDETDGHIDNMCCFVRPGEVALHWTDDETDPQYARSLAAYQVLSQVKDAQGRALKIWKLPAPGPLYATPEEAAGVTDGNAIERNAGSRLAGSYVNFLISNQQIIYPLLDERTDAQAHGLLQQMFPDYLVSGVPAREILLGGGNIHCITQQIPAANSL; this is translated from the coding sequence ATGTCTGAACTGACCACGCCGTTGCAGGACGGTTTCTCCATGCCGGCGGAATGGGCGCCGCACGACGCCGTATGGATGTTGTGGCCGTATCGCCGCGACAACTGGCGTTCGCAAGGGGATGCCATTCCGGCTCAGCAAACCTTTGCCGCCGTCGCCGCTGCGATTGCGCAGACCACGCCGGTTATCATGGGCGTACCGCGCGACCAGATGGCGCTGGCCAAACGCGTCATGCCGGCCGGCGTCACGCTGGTGGAAATGGAAAGCGACGACGCCTGGATGCGCGACACCGGGCCAACCGTGGTGCTGAACGACGCCGGCGAACGCCGTGGCGTCGACTGGCAGTTCAACGCCTGGGGCGGTGACTTGGGCGGACTGTACGAAGACTGGCGTCGTGACGAAAACGTGGCGGCGCAGGTGCTGGCGTATCACGGCGATGCGCGTTACGCCGCCCCGCTGATTCTGGAAGGCGGCTCCATCCACACCGATGGCGAAGGCACGCTGCTGACCACTGCCGAGTGCCTGCTGAACCCGAACCGCAATCCGCACCTGAACAAGGCGCAGATTGAACAACTGCTGCGGGATTATCTCGGCGTCACCGCCTTTATCTGGCTGGAAGAGGGCGTGTATAACGACGAAACCGACGGTCACATCGACAACATGTGCTGTTTTGTGCGCCCCGGCGAAGTGGCGTTGCACTGGACCGACGATGAAACCGACCCACAGTACGCCCGCTCTCTGGCGGCGTATCAGGTGCTATCGCAGGTGAAGGATGCGCAGGGACGGGCGCTGAAAATCTGGAAACTGCCGGCGCCGGGTCCGCTGTACGCTACGCCGGAAGAAGCGGCGGGCGTGACCGATGGCAACGCCATTGAACGTAACGCCGGGTCGCGGCTGGCAGGGTCGTACGTCAATTTTCTGATCAGCAATCAGCAGATCATTTACCCGCTGCTGGATGAACGCACCGATGCACAGGCGCATGGGCTGTTGCAACAGATGTTCCCTGACTACCTGGTAAGCGGTGTGCCAGCCCGTGAGATCCTGCTGGGCGGCGGCAACATCCACTGTATTACGCAGCAAATTCCGGCGGCGAACTCGTTGTAA
- the aguB gene encoding N-carbamoylputrescine amidase, whose amino-acid sequence MTKVTVAATQMACTWDLPNNIENAERLVRQAHAQGAQIILIQELFAAPYFCIDQSPEHYALAQELATSELIQHFSALAAELEVVLPLSFFERANNAYYNSLVMIDADGSVLDVYRKTHIPNGPAYQEKQFFIPGDTGFKVWQTRYAKVGVGICWDQWFPETARCLALKGAELIFYPTAIGSEPAYPDIDSQPHWTRVQQGHAAANLVPVIASNRIGTEASKYIDGLEMTFYGSSFIADQTGALVAQANKTDEAVLVHEFDLDAIAAQRASWGLFRDRRPDMYGVIGTSDGKTWR is encoded by the coding sequence ATGACAAAAGTTACCGTTGCCGCCACGCAGATGGCCTGCACCTGGGATTTGCCAAACAATATCGAAAACGCCGAAAGGCTGGTGCGTCAGGCGCATGCTCAGGGGGCACAAATCATTCTGATTCAGGAATTGTTTGCTGCGCCTTATTTCTGCATCGACCAGAGTCCGGAGCATTATGCGCTGGCGCAGGAGCTGGCAACCAGCGAGCTTATCCAACACTTCTCCGCGCTGGCGGCCGAGCTGGAAGTGGTGCTGCCGCTGAGCTTCTTCGAGCGCGCCAATAATGCCTACTACAACTCGTTGGTGATGATCGACGCCGACGGCAGCGTGCTGGACGTGTATCGCAAAACCCATATTCCGAACGGCCCGGCCTATCAGGAAAAACAGTTCTTTATTCCGGGCGACACCGGTTTCAAAGTGTGGCAAACCCGCTACGCCAAAGTAGGCGTGGGCATCTGCTGGGATCAATGGTTCCCGGAAACCGCCCGTTGCCTGGCGCTCAAGGGCGCCGAGCTGATTTTCTACCCGACCGCCATCGGCTCCGAACCGGCGTATCCGGACATCGACAGCCAGCCGCACTGGACCCGCGTACAGCAGGGCCATGCCGCCGCCAACCTGGTTCCGGTGATCGCCTCCAACCGTATCGGTACCGAAGCCAGCAAATATATCGACGGTCTGGAAATGACCTTCTACGGTTCGTCGTTCATCGCCGATCAAACCGGCGCGCTGGTGGCGCAGGCCAATAAAACGGATGAAGCGGTGCTGGTGCACGAGTTCGATCTGGACGCTATTGCCGCGCAGCGCGCTTCCTGGGGTCTGTTCCGCGATCGCCGCCCGGACATGTACGGCGTAATCGGCACGTCTGACGGCAAGACCTGGAGATAA
- the phoA gene encoding alkaline phosphatase — translation MTMIRKALIRKTLINKTLIHKTLLSSLMMTLIAGSALAASADYHRQAQGDITQPGGARRLSADQTEMLKASLNAKTAKNVILLIGDGMGDSEITAARNYALGAGGFFKGIDALPLTGQYTHYSLDKKTRKPDYVTDSAASATAWSSGVKTYNGALGVDVDGKDHSTLIEIAKAAGKATGNVSTAELEDATPAAMVSHVTSRKCYGPEKTSQQCPTNALENGGRGSIAEQLLVSRADVTLGGGAATFKEIAKAGKYQGKSLKEQADALGYHLVTDLDGMNAVTAASQSKPVLGLFADGNMPVRWQGPKASYHGNLDKPVVTCEPNAQRGAGVPTLSQMTDKAIQLLSKNKNGFFLQVEGASIDKQDHAANPCGQFGETVDLDEAVQKALEFARRDGNTLVIVTADHAHSSQIVENGAKAPGLTQALNTKDDAVMTISYGNSEEESQGHTGTQLRIAAYGPHAANVVGLTDQTDLFYTMKNAMGLK, via the coding sequence ATGACAATGATCCGTAAGGCTTTGATCCGCAAAACTCTGATCAACAAAACCCTGATCCACAAAACCCTGCTCTCTTCTCTGATGATGACGCTTATCGCCGGTAGCGCACTGGCCGCCAGCGCCGATTACCACCGTCAGGCTCAGGGCGACATCACTCAGCCCGGCGGCGCGCGCCGCCTCAGCGCCGATCAGACCGAGATGCTGAAAGCCTCACTCAACGCGAAAACCGCCAAAAACGTGATTCTGCTGATTGGCGACGGCATGGGCGACTCTGAAATCACTGCCGCGCGCAACTACGCGCTGGGCGCAGGCGGTTTCTTCAAAGGCATCGACGCGCTGCCGCTGACCGGTCAGTACACCCACTACTCGCTGGACAAGAAAACCCGCAAACCGGACTACGTCACCGACTCCGCCGCGTCGGCCACTGCCTGGTCCAGCGGCGTCAAAACCTACAACGGCGCGCTGGGCGTGGATGTGGACGGCAAAGACCACAGCACGCTGATTGAAATCGCCAAAGCGGCGGGCAAAGCCACCGGCAACGTTTCCACCGCCGAACTGGAAGACGCCACGCCGGCCGCAATGGTGTCGCACGTAACGTCCCGTAAGTGCTACGGCCCGGAAAAAACCAGCCAGCAGTGCCCGACTAACGCACTGGAAAACGGCGGCCGCGGTTCCATCGCCGAACAGCTGCTGGTTAGCCGCGCCGATGTCACGCTGGGCGGTGGCGCGGCCACGTTCAAAGAAATCGCCAAAGCCGGTAAATATCAGGGTAAAAGCCTGAAAGAACAGGCGGACGCGCTGGGCTACCACCTCGTAACCGATCTGGACGGCATGAATGCCGTTACCGCCGCCAGCCAGAGCAAGCCGGTGCTGGGCCTGTTCGCCGACGGCAACATGCCGGTGCGCTGGCAGGGACCGAAAGCCAGCTACCACGGCAACCTCGATAAACCGGTAGTGACCTGTGAACCCAACGCCCAGCGCGGCGCCGGCGTACCGACACTGTCGCAAATGACCGATAAAGCCATCCAGTTGTTGAGCAAGAACAAAAACGGTTTCTTCCTGCAGGTGGAAGGCGCCTCTATCGACAAGCAGGACCACGCCGCCAACCCGTGCGGTCAGTTCGGCGAAACGGTGGATCTGGACGAAGCGGTACAGAAAGCGCTGGAATTCGCCCGTCGCGACGGTAACACGCTGGTGATCGTCACCGCCGACCACGCCCACTCCAGCCAGATCGTCGAAAACGGCGCCAAAGCACCGGGCCTGACGCAGGCGCTGAACACCAAAGATGACGCAGTGATGACCATCAGCTACGGCAACTCGGAAGAAGAGTCGCAGGGCCACACCGGCACCCAGCTGCGCATCGCCGCCTACGGTCCGCACGCCGCTAACGTGGTGGGACTGACCGACCAGACCGACCTGTTCTACACCATGAAAAACGCGATGGGACTGAAATAA